Genomic DNA from uncultured Methanospirillum sp.:
AGATGTCAACTGCGTGGGCAGTATAATTGCTCACCAGTATCGAGACGATCCCGTCTGTTGTTCTCTTCTTGGCAACCAGCCGCCGCATGATCTGACCCTCGATCGGCGAGGTGTCAGGGACAGGCAGTTCAAGAGTCTCTGCAACTTTTGTTGCAATATCCGGAATGATCGAACAGATTGCCCGTGCCCGCTCCTCACTCTGTCTGCTCCGGTCACGACGCTGGATAAATGTCTTGAGATCACGTCCGAGATCCTGAAGTGCAAGGGTTACCTCCCGCTCGATCTCCGGGATGGAAGCGACTGCATCCTTGCTCTCGCTCGTGAACGGGACGTTGGTCGAGGCCACATGTACGAGGATGATCAGCGGCCCGGTGGGGAGTCCCTGCTGGCTGATGCCGTAGGTCTTCCAGTTCACCCCATTGATACAACCGGTGACTGCACAGGCTCCCTGTTGGTACATAAGCGGAACGCGGTTTGCAAACCGCATGATCCTGGCAGTGCCTTCTGCTTCGAGTTTGCCACCCCAACCGAGTGCGGCCTCAACGATAAACGGATGTCCATGGTACACCGCAGCCGGCCTTGTCCGTGCCGAGATGTAGTCAAGTTGAAACTCCTTCTCAAGCCCCTGTCTGATGAGATCCTCTCCTATCGGGGAGAGGCACTGCTGTGCCGGTGGCGGTGGCACATTCGCACTCTGCATGGCTGCCAAGAGGGTTCCGAGTTCTTTTGTATTGAGAGAAGAAGCATCCCGGTCATCTTTCATCCCTGCTCCGTCCAGAATCTCGGTCGCTGTCTTCTCACCGACCCTGCTGAATCCTTCGATCAGGAATGTCCTGAGTGGTTCTTTGGATGCTGTTGTCATCCGTTTGAGTTCGCCAAGTTCGACACCGTGAGGATGAGGCTTGATCGCTTTTGGAGGGATGATAGGTTCCTCACTTGCACGATCAAACGTCATCGTCTCCCCGTCGAGATCGACCCTGATCCTGCAGTGCGGGTTCACGACCGAGGTATACCTGAGGTATTCGATGAGCCTTTTACGTGCAGTCAGGCTGCTTTTGAACTCGATCTCGATCCTGGTACCGTGAGTCCGGTCCCAGGTTATCTCTTCGCCTGAGAGGATCTCAGGCTCATTCGTCTCGGTCTTGATCTGGATGAGCATCCTGAATGCTCCCCGGTCAGCACCGCACCGGGAGATGACAAGTGTCGGTGTACCGGTTGTGAGCTGGGCGTAGAGGACTGCTGCTGAAATTCCGATACCCTGCTGCCCACGTGACTGGCGGATCTGGTGGAACCGGGATCCGTAGAGGAGTTTCCCAAAGACAAACGGGATATTTTCAGGAACTATTCCCGGACCGTTGTCTTCGACCACGACCTTGAAGACATCCTCCTGCATTCTGAAGATACCAAGGTAGATGTCAGGAAGCACTCCTGCCTCCTCGCATGCATCAAGGGCGTTGTCTATCGCCTCCTTGACTGTGGTGATGATCCCCCTAACCGGGGAATCAAATCCGAGAAGGTGTTTGTTCTTCTCAAAAAACTCGGCGACACTGATGCTCCGCTGCTGGCGCGCCAGTTCGTCTGCAAGGGTTTCAGCCGGAAGTTCTGCCTGCATAGGTCCGGTCTCTTTTTTTCGTGCCATCGGGTCTGGATAGTTTTTGTAGTGTCAGTACTCGTGCAGCGGTACAATTCTTCGATAATTATTGTGTAATCAGTGAGGTGATCACATCAGCAAGCGGAAGGGTCTGCTGTTCTCCTCCTTTCATATTCTTCAGGGTTGCCATGCCTGATCTAATCTCCTCCTCGCCGATGATGACCACATAATCAGCACTCTTACCAGCATTTTTCATCTGTGCCGAAAATCCTCTTCCCATTAGGTCGATACCGCAGATGATCCCGCTACTCCGCAGTTCCCGTGCAACAGTAAGAGCCCGCTCCCTTGCTTCTGGTGTAAAGATCACAATCACCTGCGGCTGGAACGGCATCCAGATCTGCTCTCCGAGGGCAACCATAACCCGGTCAAATCCTATCGCAAACCCGACTGACGGGGTGTCATCACCACCAAAGAGATGGGCAAGCCGGTATGCCCCACCTCCGAGGATCTGGTTCTCTGCTCCAAGACCCTCTGCAAAGCATTCAAAGACAACTCCTGTGTAGTAATCAAGGCCACGGGCGATGGCAGGATTGATCTCATACTGGATTCCCTGGCTGTCCAGTATCCTGAAGGTCTCCCTGATCCGGTCTGCTTCCGGGATCTCGCCGATGATGGCAAAGACCTCGTCGAGTGTCCGGGCACTGATGAGCTGCTGCAGTGGGGCTGCAAGATTCTCTCTTCCGGTTTCAGAGAGAAACGCTGAAGCTGCATCGGTGTCACGCTTGTCAAGGAACGATCTGACCTTCTTCTGATCTTCGGCAGGAAGATCTTTCAGAAGTGTCCGCATAAAGGAAAGATGCCCGATCTTCATGACAAAGGTCACACCCGCAGTCCTGAGCAGTTCATCGGCAACCATCATCACCTCAGCATCAGCCATCGCCGAGTCTGCCCCGATCAGTTCGATCCCGAACTGCCAGAACTGCCGGTACCGCCCTTTCTGCGGGCGTTCATACCGGTAACAGTCTGCATAGTAACTCCACTTGATCGGTTTTGTCAGGGATCGTCCTTCATTGACAAAGGTCCTGAGCACGGGTGCCGTGAGTTCAGGCCTGAGAGCGAGGGACCTGCCACCCTTGTCCTCGAAGACATACATCTCATCGATGATCCCTTCGCCAGAGCGGATCGTGAAGAGTTCAAGTTCCTCAAAGGTTGGTGTTGATACTTCGCGGTACCCCCAGGTCCGGGCTTTTGCCCGCATCCGTGCCTCGATCTCCCTGCGCTGCTCCATCTCATCAGGGAGCATATCTCGTGTTCCTCGTGGTCTGCTCAGCATGTGTACCCTCTGTAACTACCGTCTCGCTGGTGCTTTTCCAAGTGCCCGGTCAAGTACCGGTTCAGTGGAAAAGACCTGTTCCCGTTTCTGTTGTCCCTGAAGCCAGAGCCCGAGCAGGACGATACCTATACCCAGAATATCGACAGACGGAAAGAGCAGAATCTCTCCTGCCCCTGCGGTTGTGATCGCGGTGTGTAATACTCCCATTCGTGCCGCTCCCCGGTATCCGGCAAGACCGGTCCTCATATAAATTCTGATATCACGCAGCCAGAGAAAGAGACCTGTGGCTGCACCGAAGATGGCGATATAGAAGAGATAACTCACCACAATGAACCTATTATGTAATCTTTGACTCATATCTTACTATCTTATATGGAGCCGGATGGTGATCTGCGGGATCTTCTGGAGCGTGTCAGAAGTGGGGTTTTATCCCCTGATGAGGCTGAAAAGGAGATCCAGAGCAGAAGTGCTGGCCATATCGGGTCGATAGCACATCTGGATCTTGAGCGGGCGGGCCGGTGCGGTATTCCTGAAGTGGTGCTTGCAGAGGGCAAGGATCCTGTACATCTGTTTGCCATTGCAGAAGGTTATACACGCAGGGCAGGTAGATGCGTCATCACCAGAATAGATCCCGTGACTCTCCCGACCCTGCAGGAGATCACCAGGCAACTCGGTATCTCATATGAATACTCACCTGAAGGGCGGGTGATGGTTCTGGCCGGTGCACCAAGGATGGCTGACACGGGTGGCATCATCGGGATAATCACAGCGGGAACATCTGATATCAGGGTTGCAGAAGAGGCACGGGTCATAGCAGAGGAGATGGGATGCAAAGTCCGCACATCTTATGATGTCGGTGTTGCCGGACTGCACCGGCTCTTTCCCGTGCTCGAAGAGATGAAGGACTGTCATGCCTTTGTTGTGGCTGCAGGCAGGGAGGGGACGCTTCCGGCTGTGGTTGCCGGTCTTATGGATCAGCCGGTGATCGGCGTTCCGGTCTCAACCGGGTATGGGTACATGGGAAAGGGAGAGGCTGCCCTTGCCAGTATGCTCCAGTCCTGCTCTGTGCTGACTGTCGTAAATATTGATGCCGGGTTTGTTGCCGGTGCGTTTGCAGCAAGGATAGCAACCATGGTTGCAGGGAGAAGTTCGTGAAACGTGCATTCTACATCGGCAGGTTTCAGCCATTTCATAACGGCCACCTGACCGTCATCGACCGCATCATCAAGGAAGCTGATGAACTGATCATCGGAATCGGAAGTGCCCAGCTCAGCCATGACCTTGAGAATCCGTTCACAGCTGGTGAGCGGGTGCTGATGATCACACGGGCACTTGAAGGCCTGAGCCGGCCATTCTATGTCATTCCAATAGAAGATATCAAGCGCAATGCTCTCTGGGTTGCTCATATTACCTCCATGACCCCTCCTTTTGATACCGTGTACACGAGCAACCCGCTGGTGATACGGCTCTTTTCAGAGGCAGGAATTCCTGTCTGTTCCCCTGAAATGTTCAAACGTGAATCCCACTCAGGAACCTCTATCAGGGAGAGGATGCGGGCCGGCGAGGTGTGGGAAGATCTTGTTCCCCGGGTAGTTGTTGATGTGATCACTGAGGTAGATGGGATTGATCGCATCAGGGATCTCGATCGAAGCGATGGCGATCCCTCATTCTAGAATTTATCAGGAGCTGACCATGTTTAAACGAATAACCGAATTATTCCGATCAAAAAATACAGAGTCGAAAGCCAACGCGACGACCCTTGCTGATCTTCCCGCATGGCTTGATGCAGAGGAGCAGACCTGTATCAGTCTACGTTCTGAACAGTTCAACGACTCACGTGAGATCATCGAGAAGGCAAGACAGGATATTCTCGAGCTTCTGGCAGAGTTCGGGGCTGAGGATTCGGCTATGGAGCCTATGCACCCGAAGGTTGAGCAGGTGAACAGGCACAACCTCCCGCAGTTCAAACACAAGGTAGAGGATGCCCTTGATCTCGAGTTCTCTGATGAGGACGAGGCTTACTATCAGCAGGTAGCCGAGATGATCAACAGCTGCTTCAAGGCATACAAGGGCCCGGGCAGGTACCTTCACCATCTCTACGGTGATGAGGTGAAGGTCTTCAGACAACTGATGGATCAGATTGGAAAGGAACTCAACCTCCTTACCGAGGCGATAAAAAACTCCCGAACCAGGCTTGCACGTATCGATGCTGTCAGGGAGGGGATGAGACTTGTCAAAGACGCCGAGGACGAACTTGCCGAAGTTGCTGCAATCAGAAGAGAGATGGATGAGAAACGCAACGACCTTGTTAAGCAGAAGGAACAACTCTCCCATGATCGGGATCTCCATGCAACAAGCCCTGAGTACAACGAGTACACTGCTTCACAGGTGGCGCTTGAGGAAAAGAAACAGAAATGCCTTGAACTCTTTGAAGCACTTGATGCCCTTGTGAGAACGGCCCTTCCGATATGGCGACGGGCACTCCGGATAGTGCAGGATGAACGAAAGAAGGACGAGGAGAAACTATTAGATCGGCTGATTCAGGAGGCCGTGCTCCAGCATTATGCAGATCCTGAGTTTACCAGACTGATCAGATCCACGGCAGGGGAGATCTTCAGATCCATAGAGAGTGAGGCGATCCCGCTCAAGAACTCATTTGAGAAGTCCCTGTATGTGAACGCAGATTCCTATATGGATCAGATGATGGGAGCAGTTGAATCATGGCATGGTGTTGAAGAAAAATGTCAGCATGATAGAGAAGCAATCGCTACTCATCCGGCAGCGGGGACCCACTACTCATTTGAGACCGCGATCCTTGATCTTGAGCGTGAGATAAAGCATGGAGATGATGAGGCCGGGAAACTGGAAGGTCGTGTACATCATCTGAAGCGTGAAAAAGAGAAGGCAGCTACCATCGTAAGCGACGAGATGAAAGAGTTGTCAGGCGGAGAGATCATCGTGGC
This window encodes:
- a CDS encoding DNA topoisomerase VI subunit B → MARKKETGPMQAELPAETLADELARQQRSISVAEFFEKNKHLLGFDSPVRGIITTVKEAIDNALDACEEAGVLPDIYLGIFRMQEDVFKVVVEDNGPGIVPENIPFVFGKLLYGSRFHQIRQSRGQQGIGISAAVLYAQLTTGTPTLVISRCGADRGAFRMLIQIKTETNEPEILSGEEITWDRTHGTRIEIEFKSSLTARKRLIEYLRYTSVVNPHCRIRVDLDGETMTFDRASEEPIIPPKAIKPHPHGVELGELKRMTTASKEPLRTFLIEGFSRVGEKTATEILDGAGMKDDRDASSLNTKELGTLLAAMQSANVPPPPAQQCLSPIGEDLIRQGLEKEFQLDYISARTRPAAVYHGHPFIVEAALGWGGKLEAEGTARIMRFANRVPLMYQQGACAVTGCINGVNWKTYGISQQGLPTGPLIILVHVASTNVPFTSESKDAVASIPEIEREVTLALQDLGRDLKTFIQRRDRSRQSEERARAICSIIPDIATKVAETLELPVPDTSPIEGQIMRRLVAKKRTTDGIVSILVSNYTAHAVDISLYAITQDDPQKADKPPVFVEKVGEDYSAVWQLRIAPSETWITEYPGTGRGSIDIRGIDEKKKVVVDLDR
- a CDS encoding ABC transporter permease, which codes for MSQRLHNRFIVVSYLFYIAIFGAATGLFLWLRDIRIYMRTGLAGYRGAARMGVLHTAITTAGAGEILLFPSVDILGIGIVLLGLWLQGQQKREQVFSTEPVLDRALGKAPARR
- the larB gene encoding nickel pincer cofactor biosynthesis protein LarB, which codes for MEPDGDLRDLLERVRSGVLSPDEAEKEIQSRSAGHIGSIAHLDLERAGRCGIPEVVLAEGKDPVHLFAIAEGYTRRAGRCVITRIDPVTLPTLQEITRQLGISYEYSPEGRVMVLAGAPRMADTGGIIGIITAGTSDIRVAEEARVIAEEMGCKVRTSYDVGVAGLHRLFPVLEEMKDCHAFVVAAGREGTLPAVVAGLMDQPVIGVPVSTGYGYMGKGEAALASMLQSCSVLTVVNIDAGFVAGAFAARIATMVAGRSS
- a CDS encoding nicotinamide-nucleotide adenylyltransferase, with the protein product MKRAFYIGRFQPFHNGHLTVIDRIIKEADELIIGIGSAQLSHDLENPFTAGERVLMITRALEGLSRPFYVIPIEDIKRNALWVAHITSMTPPFDTVYTSNPLVIRLFSEAGIPVCSPEMFKRESHSGTSIRERMRAGEVWEDLVPRVVVDVITEVDGIDRIRDLDRSDGDPSF
- the hisS gene encoding histidine--tRNA ligase, translated to MLSRPRGTRDMLPDEMEQRREIEARMRAKARTWGYREVSTPTFEELELFTIRSGEGIIDEMYVFEDKGGRSLALRPELTAPVLRTFVNEGRSLTKPIKWSYYADCYRYERPQKGRYRQFWQFGIELIGADSAMADAEVMMVADELLRTAGVTFVMKIGHLSFMRTLLKDLPAEDQKKVRSFLDKRDTDAASAFLSETGRENLAAPLQQLISARTLDEVFAIIGEIPEADRIRETFRILDSQGIQYEINPAIARGLDYYTGVVFECFAEGLGAENQILGGGAYRLAHLFGGDDTPSVGFAIGFDRVMVALGEQIWMPFQPQVIVIFTPEARERALTVARELRSSGIICGIDLMGRGFSAQMKNAGKSADYVVIIGEEEIRSGMATLKNMKGGEQQTLPLADVITSLITQ